Proteins from a single region of Nerophis ophidion isolate RoL-2023_Sa linkage group LG08, RoL_Noph_v1.0, whole genome shotgun sequence:
- the LOC133557884 gene encoding protein Tob1-like: MQLEIQVALNFIISYLYNKLPRRRVNIFGEELESQLRKKYEGHWYPDKPYKGSGYRCIHVGEKVDPVVEKAAKESGLDIEDVRNNLPQDLSVWIDPFEVSYQIGEKGPVKVLYVDDNGENGSELDKEIKNSFNPEAQVFMPITEPVGPSSESSSPSPPFEQSATVSPSFMPRSTQPLTFTTATFAATKFGSTKMKSGGRSNNAPGGSSNKVARSSPVSHLGLNVNTLLKQKAISTSMHSLYGLGLVQQQQKASALSPNAKEFVFPNLQGQTSPRAVFPSEGSLGLGPAPYNNAFDVFAAYGSLNDKSLTDGLNFGLSNMQYSNQQFQPVMAN, from the coding sequence ATGCAGCTTGAAATTCAAGTAGCACTTAACTTTATTATTTCCTATTTATACAACAAACTCCCCCGACGACGTGTGAATATCTTTGGCGAAGAGCTCGAGAGCCAGCTGAGGAAAAAATATGAAGGCCACTGGTATCCAGATAAGCCATACAAGGGTTCGGGGTACAGATGCATCCACGTAGGGGAGAAAGTGGATCCTGTGGTGGAGAAGGCAGCCAAAGAGAGCGGGCTGGACATTGAAGATGTCCGGAATAACCTCCCTCAGGACCTTAGCGTGTGGATTGATCCGTTTGAGGTTTCTTACCAGATCGGAGAGAAGGGACCGGTCAAGGTGCTATATGTGGATGATAACGGTGAGAATGGCTCAGAACTGGACAAAGAGATCAAGAACAGTTTTAATCCCGAGGCACAAGTCTTTATGCCAATCACGGAGCCCGTCGGGCCTTCCTCGGAATCCAGCTCCCCTTCCCCACCTTTTGAGCAGTCGGCCACCGTCAGCCCCTCGTTCATGCCACGTTCCACCCAGCCTCTGACCTTCACCACTGCTACCTTTGCCGCCACCAAATTCGGATCCACCAAGATGAAGAGCGGCGGCCGCAGCAACAACGCCCCGGGCGGCAGTAGCAACAAGGTGGCTCGCTCGTCCCCCGTCAGCCACCTGGGTCTGAATGTCAACACCCTCCTTAAGCAGAAAGCTATTTCCACCTCCATGCACTCACTGTACGGGCTGGGCCTGGTGCAGCAGCAGCAGAAGGCCTCCGCTCTCTCCCCCAACGCCAAGGAGTTTGTGTTCCCCAACCTCCAGGGTCAGACCAGCCCCAGAGCTGTGTTCCCCAGCGAAGGTTCCCTGGGGCTTGGACCTGCGCCGTACAACAATGCCTTTGACGTGTTCGCAGCCTACGGAAGCCTCAACGACAAGTCACTCACGGACGGCCTCAACTTCGGTCTGAGCAACATGCAGTATTCTAACCAGCAATTCCAGCCTGTCATGGCAAACTAA